A window of Nicotiana sylvestris chromosome 8, ASM39365v2, whole genome shotgun sequence genomic DNA:
TTTCGaggtcttaaaaacctctttcggcatcacctcgatttgcgtgcacagtccgggcgagTAGCCGAAAAGCCActttgtgaaaatctatgaaaaatgatgaattttgcatttaaaataagtttaagttgacttcggtcaacattttgggtaaacagatccGGACCCGTAATTGGAcgatcctggagggtccgtaggaaaatatggtacttgggcatatgcccgaaatcgaattccgaagtcccaaactcgagaaattaattttttaaagaaaattattttttgatattgtttatgagttttggaaatgaaaagtgtttaaaacttgatggtatcgggcccgtattttggttccggcacccggtacaggtcttatatgtgatttaagataagtctgtgaaatttggtaagaaacggacttgaaacgatgtgaatcggatcgtttttgagaaaaattggaaaatttgaagtttttaaataatttcatgattttgatgttaaattcatagttgttgatgttattttagtgatttgaatgcacaagtgagttcgtatgatgtttttaggttggtatgcatatttggtttggatccctaagggctcgggtgagttttggataggccacggggtggatttttggacttaaggaattgcaTGCTTCACCTGTTTCTGTGCAGGCCTgaatgcgaagcctggctcgcaaatgcgagggctatGTTGCAATTGCGAAAGTAGCCCAGGCCAGCCTATCTCGCAATTTCGAGTGTTctaatcgcaaatgcgatcccccagCTTGtggccagtcgtcgcaaatgcgacatgttgGTCGCATTTtccagctcgcaaatgcgaacccattttcgcaaatgcgaacttagcagaAGTTTGGGTTCGCAGTTGCAAACCCTGGTcacaattcccatatctgcaacctgcaattttataacttagccgtaAACCTCtaatttttcacactctttcaaaaccaaaacactcgtggacgatttttcaaagacaactctccttccaaatcgattgtaagtcaattttagctcgttttcttcaattattaacatcATTTCacttgatttcaactcaaaattaatgattttcatggtggaaattgggtgttttgggtagaacgtaggggaatgggtaatcgggttttggttcgaacctcgggttttgactatgtgggcccagggcgatttttgactttttgggtaaaactttagaaaactcatttttcatgcattagaattgattcatttagcatttattgatgtacttaGATAACTTGTGGCTAGctacgagcaaattggtggtggaataaagaggtaaagcgatagtagaggcttgaattgtgttcgtggcatcgaggtaagtgtttggtctaaccttagcttgagggattaggagttgagtcctatttgctatgtggtatttgtcgagtacgacgtataagcatggtgacgagtaacTATATGTTGGTATCAAGCATTcccatgagtcttatattgtagctattatggcttcgttgtattattcatgatttgatgatgatttctattgttgggcaaagtttgtggaagtaattgagacatttgaacattgaggagcgttggctcaacttgtacaatgaaatgtgaaagtataagtggaaattgaaccttttagagcattggctcaaagtggtgaagtgagttgtgaagtaaaagtgaaaaagagaagagaatcattatattatctactttgccaggatattgttgcttttcatgttatctcccttgcggggatgttgatgttttttttgatgttattcccttgccgggacttgattgttgaactattattcccttgccgggattcttatcgtaatttcatttattcccttgccctattgtttgtgattattgcttgggtgaggaagagtgttaaagcacgaaggatgatgtcgtgccgcacgatgtaccatttcgtgccgattatattgattatatggtgagggcaagagtaaagtacgaagggtgatgtcgtgcacattttcattacttgattgctttggtgaggacaagagtaaaagtacgaagggtgatgccgtgcacattttcattacttgattgctttggtgaggacaagagtaaaagtacgaagggtgatgtcgtgcacttattgatttctgattctttgttgatatctgagatatgttgtttctttcaatttcctGTTGTCTTtatattctaaattgatagttcccccgcagcatgttacccctcccatacttgatcgtatatttttgttcttcttttccgctgtatatagttaaattgcataggtttatttggtagtctgatcctagcctcatcactacttcgccgaggttaggctaggcacttactagcacatggggtcggttgtgctgatactacactttgcactatgtgcagatcccggagcaacaGCATTTGGACcatagattgggtggctgccttcagtccacgttgagatccaaggtagacctgcaggcgtccgcaggccctggcatctccctctatctctttattcctgtttcatttccttaattcagaaacagtgtattgtttgTTTTTAGACTTTGTATATAgcattcttagatcgtctgtggtactgtgacaccagttctgggtggtcgagGTTCAAATAGTTGTATTAGACATATATATTCAGATAATTTACTGCATTTCTTCCGTTGATTGAAATTTTCCGCCGTCCACACGCTTtggctttataattgttaaagagtataaaatggataaagaagcaatttgttcaaataattggcatgcgtagctcacattagtaggcgccatcatgactcccgagggtgaaaaatccgggtcgtgatattATTTGAAAGGCATGGGACTGCCACGTAATATCCTTGTTGGATAATTTTAAACTTTATCCAATAAtcaattaggtaatatcccgctacccggtaattaatcaattacccatataattaagaattatctcaacttacttaaaattttacttatttttaatagaCTTTATACACCATACTATtacggtcatgtggtaccatgtaaaataaattcatacattattatttcattaaaacattcatgtaaaaaatacatatattttctcaacttataattttcttgatttcatataaagagtaaaaaatatttgtacgcttaattcttaaaatagtaaaaatataaccttcttttctagtgagaaaataatttatatccttacaataaaagaaattcacaaactTTTCTCAtgttatgtgtataatttaaaacatattcgaaagtagtaatattaataactatataaaattatatttttcaaaccattttttttctttacaagaaaagttccactcaaaatatcatatcaaatatatatataacgaTTTCAAAGtcgttaaacttacggggtgtagtATCCCCAGCAAAGCGGCATTGAGGCACCTGTTAAGGCACCTGATGAGGATGTTGGAGCTGATCTGCCGGGTTACATCCCTCATCCAGACGAGCCTCCCAGCAGCATGCCGTCGTACAACCTTCAGTTGGCGCTGCCAGCATCACAGGGACCCCGTCAGATCCATTGTTGATTAAGGGCACGAGTTTCACCGGAGATTGGGAGCAATTCTTTTCAGGCTCATCGACCGGAGTTGAGGATCGGCTGACCCGAGATATGGGTGGTGGGCGCCGGCTGAGTTTTGGCTCATCGTCGACGGGTGCTATGGATCTATCACAGGCgtaggtatgtttgtattactattaaattttaatttgttgTTATCTCATTGATTCGCCATAAATAACTttataattttcttattaaggcttcatCCCAGCCCGTCACGGATGCCACTTTGTGCGATGCTGAGCAGGACACAACGCATGCTTATATTCAGGAGCCCGACGGGACCATGGTAAGAAAatgtttttgacttaacacgtacattactaatatatattttcatatacTAAGCTTACTTATTATTTTGTAGGTTGCTAATGGACCGACGACCCCTTCTACCGATCTTGACAGCCCTACTGACGATTATGCTGTAGCGCATCCTCATATAAAGAGGCGACGTAATGAGGATGATCCCGATAGTGTACCCGGGcgggaggggatgcgcctcaggccaacggCTGCATTGAAGCACACAAGCTGTAGGAcatattgattttcttttttttggtattttatgcAAATAATAAATtatgtaaataataacaataattttttATGCTTACATAATATGCGCATTATGTTTTTATTAGcccgtttcttctttattttaacactataacacaaacacaaacatagaaccttaacataacttaaattcagtacaactaatCAAAACACATGACACGGGAAACATAAATATATACTACTACACTCAACATATGcatgtcattgtttagtcacCACCGCcaagtattctctgctccaaccacttaaatttttcttccagcttattttttttcttcttccacctctttgagtttctccttcaactccgcaactTCTCGTTTGTATTGTCATTCATATTCTCATTGTTTTCTGATCAAATGATAAAGATACTGCAACTTTTCTTGTAGTATTCCTGCTGACAGagttcatcaatccatacctcaaaattgcaaacaGGTTCGTCGGGAACCCTATAAAACTTTTTCATACACATCCAGTAGTGGCGTCCAACTTTACCATCATCCTAATAGTCTTTCATCATGCATTTTTTTCCGCACTCGCACCTTGGTACATAAAGAGGTTCAGACATTTGTTAAAGCATAAAAAGAGAAACCTTgcttttaaggaagtatttgctattggttattattaagcgcagaaaataactagaatgcggcCGTTATTTATACGCAAGGCAACACAGAAAATGcagtatttaaccgcgctatacatattgacacaaaacgtagtatttaaccgcgatATATATAGCGTGTTAAGTATttttttctgaaaataaatttctttttctcattcggtcagcttttcagaccgacaagacaatacacaaaacgtagtatttaaccaCGTTATACACGTTGGCCTTTTCTGAAATGAAACAACTTTTTTGCAGTCTAtcagcttttcagaccgacaagacaacacacaaaacgtagtatttaaccgcgctatatatATTCACACTAAATGTAGTATTTAACTGCGCTATATATATTGactttttctgaaacgaaacagcATTTTCGTAGTCGGTCAacttttcagaccgacaagacaacacacaaaacgtagtattcaACCgcgttatatatatattcacacaAAATGCAGTATTTAACCGCAATATGCTATGCGTGTcactatatatatacatagtcACATACTCAAACATAAAACACACTCACATACTCAAACCCTAAAATATTGATGACTCTTCCTCTACCAAACAAGTCCGATCTTACTCTTCTACTAGCAATGATAATGAAGAAGGgaatcctccaatatttgaagtGGTTATGACTGATTCATGCGTCGACGATAACGATCTGGTAAATTATCATGTCCATTAAACTTTATTTCTTTAACATATAATAGTTTTGTTTCTTATAACTTAACtccagaaaatatatatacatcagTAATATCTTTATTCAGTTTCATATTTTCCGAAACTTAATAGTAATGTTTTTTTAAAGTATATTCCAAGAAAAATCTGCAAGAATCTTCCTACAACATTAGAACACGCATATCTTCACCATTGTGGCAAAGAGTAGTATGTAAATATGAGCGTTGGTGATCAAAGAAGGTTCAAGGTAGGCTGGAGACTTTTTGTGTTGGAGAATTTTATCAGTCAAGGTTTCGTCGTCAAATTTACGTTGGTTGATGTTTCACCACTGCGTGCTATCTTCAATGTGAACGTGAAGGTAGACGGATATCCTGTTCGTACTAATCCCTTTTTTACTTTCTACTAGGATGTGTTAGTCTTGATTTAtccttttattatcttttatttcatGTATGTTGCTTTAGTTATGGTTGTTGTGCTTTTTTCTCTTGAAGTATTATGTTATGAATCTTCATattggtcttctttactaacaccAATAAGTTGAATATTGGAACTATCATATCatcatcccaattcaaaaggtcaTCATCCCAAACATCTTCCTCCTCTGATAGTTTAATTTTCTAATAATTTTAGATGATAAGATGTGACAAGCCtatggaacataattttatttgatacaaCTTGCAACATAAACAAGTACAGACACTTATTACAAAAATAATTACGAAAATAAAACATTAGGTGTATctttgatagttgggtacattagacgaacttgcaccaggagttggattaccaccgccacccaaaccagctgaaggacatttacgacggtcgtgtcctatttgcgaacatatgccacatttacgtgCATAAATAGTATCACCAACATTTATTGGTTCCGTATAAGCATTCTCTTTTGCACTTGTAGCTTGTGCAAATAGTTCTTATTACACaacattttaaatggttccgacGACCAATAATGCTTAGCACCCAATGGCTacaactgcccactatatgtgtttacttatgcagcaacactgtattacctatcaacatagttggttTCCCCTAAACTAACTTATTGAAAGCAAATCATGGTATGTGCGTacgacatgtggtagatggtccatttccgaCATGAACACAACCTGCTGGCTTCATTTACGGTGTGTAGATTATTCTCCCGGTGTTCGcagatagcggtgcgaacttcaaaaataccctgGTCGTAATCATACTGTAAATATGAATGCAAATGTTCTCGCCTTTTGTATTTATCAAATCTTCTCATaggtattggcataaattcaaTACCCCTGTCCATCAATTCCAATGCAGctctatgcctttcaacaaacctctccgccatctgttTGAATGTCAGCCGGACCATGGTagtgacaggcaatccacgtgcagacttcaataacccattgaatgactccgacacatttgcagtcagggctccccatcgtctgccaccatcagcatgcaatgtccatttgtgaagctcatgtcccatcagcCAATTATAGGCTCTTTCATCTAACTGCTGAATCGATTCCATGCGCCTCCTCAATTTGCACTgttggtgctcagttgcagccatccacattaaatcatgcaatTCCTTGGTGGGATATTTCTTCtgaaaattggccttcaggtgcctcacacagtaatggtggtatgcatagggttcctACAATTCAGGCAAATGatgtacagaacttaaaataccactatgcctatcagatattagacaaatacctgaacttTGTTTGACAACGTATTGCTTtaagtggttcaaaaatagcgtcTATGTCTCTTCGCTCTTATTGGCACAAATGgaaaaagctagtggaaatatttatCCATTGGCATCTACCGCAACAGCGATCAACaattaatatcatactttccagagacatgagtaccgtctatggaaattaccagacggcaatgcacaaaaccatcaattgctagtTTAAATGCCCAGAACACGTATCTGAATATATATTCCGGTATTCCCGGACTCCGCTcatgcctccattcaacaacagtacCGGGGTTCATTTATTTCAGTGCGGTCATGTACCTAGGTAGAGATGAAAATGACTTATCTCAGTcaccataaataatttcaaatgcACATTTGCGCCCAAGATATGCGTTTCTTTTAGTAATAGTACACCCACATTCCTGGTGGACggatgtaatacactctttgatcttgtacctattggacacttccaagtgtggaatcaagacaagagaaatcaagtctacatccaagttgaagtgattctcattgaatgtgtccatttcataAATGTGGGTGCTAATATATTCACCCACTTTCAACAACCCTGCTTCTTTCTTGCTCGTACGCAACATCCAGTTACAACCCATAAAGTATCTACGGCATACGACCTTGTATACCTCCGAAGTTGACTCTCATACCAtcatctcacggcactctcttaCGCTATACATTTTACAGCCCTGGTTAGGCGAGCTTTATCGAGAAATTGCATGCCCTTTGCTAGCACCGTTGGCCTAGAATCACCCCACATTGCTGACCGAAATTCGTCAACATCCCACTATGAGGGCATCCACATCCGacatacttggcaaattatcaaggtagggaatatgccTTGAATTAAacggcacgtgggactcgtacactcttggtctaacgggaggtggaggagcatgctccctcgttAGCTTAGGTTCGACATTTACTTCCTCATCATCATCACCCTCgtcagggaagggtgtgtcatctccaaactcatcggcattgttgtcaaaatcactattatcttcctgactctgtgcatctgccaaatACCAAGTAAATACGTCATCTATGGGCAACTGAGTGAGGTCAGGACCATCAAGTTCCTCATTTTTACTGCACAAAcaacaaaatgataagctactcaaattgataaatactttacatatagctatttacaagtcgtactgtgttgacattccatgatggacattttcctgttggtgatgactcctGATGGACCACCATGATCTAACACGCcaaaactacgcatattccaactgtGCGTGGGGTTATAACTTGTAAACTTTATATCGGGACGGTACCCCCTgtggaatatatgagtgttaatacaaattcaattcaACAAAAAAAACATCGTAACagaaaggaaaattgaagtttactagtcgtcttgtggattatgtaaagtaggagagaaattatttcctcgctcctcGTTCGCCCGCGGAGATAAGTTAAGATCCGGCCAAACTCTTTTAGCCGGAACCTGTTGAgctaaaactgctccagaataaccacccgatgatagAGGGTTATCCCTGCTTTGTGCAATCTCATTATTGCGAACGTCTTCAACCTTGAtgtacatttccaataattttatcacaataaattccctgtattcatccggaatcccTAAAAAATATCTCAGAGTTTCATCGTCTTTgttgttaaactcagaataacaaGCAAACCCTTGCGGAGTCACataatacggatatcttccgatTATTTTAAGATTTACCGAACGTTTGCTCAATCTCATTttattgcataacaacgataccagtctatcgtactccattgtaagtggcaactTAACAGGACTCTTTGGAGATAAACTATAGCTCACTGAGTTATTCATCACCACAACTCCCCCCCCCCTccaaatataatgaaacccttacttTTCACTCTTGAGACATTATGAACAAAGTTTGAGAATTTAACAAGAAGAACAATTTATCAAGAAGTTGGAGTATTTCTGAATGATAATTATCAAAACCCTTAACGCATTTATATAAGGCAATGCCCAATCCGGGGGTCAAATTTTTGGAAGTAAAACGCGGTTTAAAAAGCGTTTTacatatttgaattattgttatgtcaatAAGCGCAGAAGAATTATTGGTGAGCCCACTTAACATGTAAAACACGGTTCATTACTGCGATTTACATAAAGCGATGCAATGTACCACGTCTTATATAGCAGTCTTTTCAGGTTAAGGTAAAACGCTACTTTCTAAAGCGTTTTATATAAAACGCGGTTAGCCTTAACGGTTCAAACGTTTTATATAgatatgtaacttttttttttacacttaaaAACGTATTTTGAGTCAAAAAGAACAACATTTAGGTTCCGGACTCTGCTCGTGTGTACTGCTAATAAGCGACAGCCGTCCCTGGGATATGGAACTAGAGATGTTAAACTAGTCTCCAATTTTCTTACAATTTAATGTATTATTAAGAGAATAATGCCCAGTAGGGCTGCACATAGCAGGAAAGCTACAAATAGTTCAACAGAAGGCACTACTAACATAGGTCTCAGCAACATTACTAGACAGTATTTGGAGCAATGAGCTATTCTTTGGACCAACACACCTAGGGGTTTTGAACTGGCTAACTGCACCACCTAATCCTACAAAATGATCTAATATCTTATGAAATGTTCCCCTCTTCACAATCCTCAGCTCAAGTGCTCCAATTGCATTCACTTTCCGGGAGCTCACGTAGCCTGCATCGATGAACGACCTGTCCAAACAGTTGCAGCAGTCTTGTAACATTTCATCAGTTGCTTCACCACTCAGTTCCCAGAAGATGACATAGTGTCCCGGATCAGCTGAGACATTGACATGGCTCGTGAAGTCCACCACTTCTAGTTTTTCGTCTACTAAGCTCTTTGCTGCAGCTTCCACGGCTAGTTGTAAATCTTTCTCTGTGTTCTTGTCAATGTTAATGCTAAGCAAAAGGTTGCTTCTGCATACAAACTGGAGCTCTGGAGTCCCATTGTGGAAGCCTTTTATCTTTACCACATCACCTAGTCTATAACGATATAAACCTGCATATACAAATTCATAAACTCGTCAATATAACTATCCGTGCATATTATTAAAATCTAGTAGACCAAGTGATGCAACAGATACACTACTGGGTTGTTATTTAGAAAAGCAAAAGATTCCAACATTCTATGCGTTCAAAGACTGCTAAAGTATCTTTTTCAATAACCACTTAGTTTGGATAATCTAATAATTAACAACAAAAAGACATGAACATCAGGCACATGCAAGTATGGAGATAAGAACAAATATGTAACAACAGAACATGGGTGAAAAGCATGTTGAAGTCCAGAACAAGGCATAAAAACAAATCATTAATTTTACTATCTAAGCAGAATTTAGTATTTTATACCAGGCAGGCACATGCAGGTGATCATGTTTCCTGCAATTttgccacaaaataattttttgcaAAGTTTTCAAGAAAAGGGGTGCAAGAAAATTGTACCTGCAAAATTGGTAAAGACAATTTCATACTCTTCGCCAAGTTTAACTTCAGTCAGACCCACAGGAGAATTTGCTTGCTCCATGCCATTGAGATTTCCCCCGATAGGAATGAATTCAAAATAACCAATATTTGGCAATACTGCATAAGTGACTAGCTCAGGGGGCAATTTCGGGTTAACGTTTACTCCAACCCATCCTTCAGAAGAACCATAATCTGCACTCAATAAAGATAACTCCCCAGCATAATGCCTCAGTTTCTTCAAGTAAGGTTCCATTGATCCTGTCATGATACCATATATGTACCTTGTATTCGGGAAGAGTTCAGGAATCAAGCCGTACCAATTGCTTAATCTCGAGCACTTTTTATAAATTGTATCAGCCAGTTCCGGATCAGGCTTCAGCAACTTTGACATGGCTAATCTTATGGACGGGACAGTGACTCTACTCGACAGGACTCCCTCTCTTATGTCAACAACAAGTGCTTCCCATACTTGTTCAAAAGTTCGAAAAGCATGAACAATGCTATGGGCAAAGGTAGACGAAACAACTTGAACTTCATCGCGAAAAATGAGCCCACACAAAAGGTGGCAGTATAACGATTGGTGAAAGTCAGGGCCAAATATTACTTCATCAGGACTACAACATGGAGTACACATTGCTTTCATTGTCTTCTTGAATTGTGCATTTCTGTACACATTGGTAGTGGCTGTTCCAGCTGATAAACCTCCCTTTGTTTTGAACTGTTTGCTGCTGTAAATAAACTGCAAAGCCTTTCCATTCCCAATTGGAAATTctcttttgaagaaaaaaaaaaaaaaaaaagagaaccaCCACATTTAGGTAAGTTATAAAAAACCAAACATTTAATTTACTTAAAGAAAGAATGAccagtctttttctttttcttgggaTCGAAAAGCCTCAGGTGTGACAGAAGCTAGTTATGTGTCCCCCCAACATTTATCACCATTTAAACTCTTTAACTTTCCATGGCTGCTTCAATTATTAGAGAAATTTttatgaaccaactagcaaattGCCTAAGATAAAGAACATAGAACAAAATGACAAATGCATTACCTGTTCCTAAAGGCAAAAGAGGTCTTGAATATCTGCATAGTAGACTCCATCAATTCATCATTGAAAGGTACAAACTTTGGCTTCCCTTGAGTTGTACCAGAACTGCAAACCAACCACTAAATTTCCTTATTCAACTTctaaaaacatcaagaaaataAGAACCCCACAAAAGAAAAAGATCCTCTTTTACTTTACCTCAATGAGATGGTTTCAACTGGTTTTCCAGTAAGAATGGGAGAAAGATCACCATCAgcaattctttgaatataagGCTCTAAATCATTGTGAGTGACAATAGGGACACAATTCTTGAAAGTCTGAGGATCAGTTCTGCCATTCAAACCCCATTGCTCCAAATATTCTGTCCCTCCATTCTGTTCCAGTATCTTTTTAAGTGTCTCTTCTTGAATTCTGCCACCATCTTTTGTCAAATCCTCAAATTCCTCAATCACTTTTTCTTGATCAAACTTCGTCTCAATCTTCTCTACCACCATCTTCATGATTTTCCTACAATAAACACCTATTATAAGAATAAAAGATTTCAACTTTAGAATATTGCTAACCAAGATAGATTAGCTCACAATACCAGTAAGCAATTGATACAATTTGAGAAAAGGGGTTGGGGCTATTTTTGTGGGGGGGGttttgttggggggggggggggggttgttatATGGATATTGGATATATACATGAGATAAGT
This region includes:
- the LOC104209986 gene encoding jasmonoyl--L-amino acid synthetase JAR6 isoform X5 — translated: MKIMKMVVEKIETKFDQEKVIEEFEDLTKDGGRIQEETLKKILEQNGGTEYLEQWGLNGRTDPQTFKNCVPIVTHNDLEPYIQRIADGDLSPILTGKPVETISLSSGTTQGKPKFVPFNDELMESTMQIFKTSFAFRNREFPIGNGKALQFIYSSKQFKTKGGLSAGTATTNVYRNAQFKKTMKAMCTPCCSPDEVIFGPDFHQSLYCHLLCGLIFRDEVQVVSSTFAHSIVHAFRTFEQVWEALVVDIREGVLSSRVTVPSIRLAMSKLLKPDPELADTIYKKCSRLSNWYGLIPELFPNTRYIYGIMTGSMEPYLKKLRHYAGELSLLSADYGSSEGWVGVNVNPKLPPELVTYAVLPNIGYFEFIPIGGNLNGMEQANSPVGLTEVKLGEEYEIVFTNFAGLYRYRLGDVVKIKGFHNGTPELQFVCRSNLLLSINIDKNTEKDLQLAVEAAAKSLVDEKLEVVDFTSHVNVSADPGHYVIFWELSGEATDEMLQDCCNCLDRSFIDAGYVSSRKVNAIGALELRIVKRGTFHKILDHFVGLGGAVSQFKTPRCVGPKNSSLLQILSSNVAETYVSSAFC
- the LOC104209986 gene encoding jasmonoyl--L-amino acid synthetase JAR6 isoform X6, yielding MKMVVEKIETKFDQEKVIEEFEDLTKDGGRIQEETLKKILEQNGGTEYLEQWGLNGRTDPQTFKNCVPIVTHNDLEPYIQRIADGDLSPILTGKPVETISLSSGTTQGKPKFVPFNDELMESTMQIFKTSFAFRNREFPIGNGKALQFIYSSKQFKTKGGLSAGTATTNVYRNAQFKKTMKAMCTPCCSPDEVIFGPDFHQSLYCHLLCGLIFRDEVQVVSSTFAHSIVHAFRTFEQVWEALVVDIREGVLSSRVTVPSIRLAMSKLLKPDPELADTIYKKCSRLSNWYGLIPELFPNTRYIYGIMTGSMEPYLKKLRHYAGELSLLSADYGSSEGWVGVNVNPKLPPELVTYAVLPNIGYFEFIPIGGNLNGMEQANSPVGLTEVKLGEEYEIVFTNFAGLYRYRLGDVVKIKGFHNGTPELQFVCRSNLLLSINIDKNTEKDLQLAVEAAAKSLVDEKLEVVDFTSHVNVSADPGHYVIFWELSGEATDEMLQDCCNCLDRSFIDAGYVSSRKVNAIGALELRIVKRGTFHKILDHFVGLGGAVSQFKTPRCVGPKNSSLLQILSSNVAETYVSSAFC
- the LOC104209986 gene encoding jasmonoyl--L-amino acid synthetase JAR6 isoform X1, which translates into the protein MITLVFGDFIETSSAFMKIMKMVVEKIETKFDQEKVIEEFEDLTKDGGRIQEETLKKILEQNGGTEYLEQWGLNGRTDPQTFKNCVPIVTHNDLEPYIQRIADGDLSPILTGKPVETISLSSGTTQGKPKFVPFNDELMESTMQIFKTSFAFRNREFPIGNGKALQFIYSSKQFKTKGGLSAGTATTNVYRNAQFKKTMKAMCTPCCSPDEVIFGPDFHQSLYCHLLCGLIFRDEVQVVSSTFAHSIVHAFRTFEQVWEALVVDIREGVLSSRVTVPSIRLAMSKLLKPDPELADTIYKKCSRLSNWYGLIPELFPNTRYIYGIMTGSMEPYLKKLRHYAGELSLLSADYGSSEGWVGVNVNPKLPPELVTYAVLPNIGYFEFIPIGGNLNGMEQANSPVGLTEVKLGEEYEIVFTNFAGLYRYRLGDVVKIKGFHNGTPELQFVCRSNLLLSINIDKNTEKDLQLAVEAAAKSLVDEKLEVVDFTSHVNVSADPGHYVIFWELSGEATDEMLQDCCNCLDRSFIDAGYVSSRKVNAIGALELRIVKRGTFHKILDHFVGLGGAVSQFKTPRCVGPKNSSLLQILSSNVAETYVSSAFC
- the LOC104209986 gene encoding jasmonoyl--L-amino acid synthetase JAR6 isoform X3, with the protein product MEKIMKMVVEKIETKFDQEKVIEEFEDLTKDGGRIQEETLKKILEQNGGTEYLEQWGLNGRTDPQTFKNCVPIVTHNDLEPYIQRIADGDLSPILTGKPVETISLSSGTTQGKPKFVPFNDELMESTMQIFKTSFAFRNREFPIGNGKALQFIYSSKQFKTKGGLSAGTATTNVYRNAQFKKTMKAMCTPCCSPDEVIFGPDFHQSLYCHLLCGLIFRDEVQVVSSTFAHSIVHAFRTFEQVWEALVVDIREGVLSSRVTVPSIRLAMSKLLKPDPELADTIYKKCSRLSNWYGLIPELFPNTRYIYGIMTGSMEPYLKKLRHYAGELSLLSADYGSSEGWVGVNVNPKLPPELVTYAVLPNIGYFEFIPIGGNLNGMEQANSPVGLTEVKLGEEYEIVFTNFAGLYRYRLGDVVKIKGFHNGTPELQFVCRSNLLLSINIDKNTEKDLQLAVEAAAKSLVDEKLEVVDFTSHVNVSADPGHYVIFWELSGEATDEMLQDCCNCLDRSFIDAGYVSSRKVNAIGALELRIVKRGTFHKILDHFVGLGGAVSQFKTPRCVGPKNSSLLQILSSNVAETYVSSAFC